A stretch of Dromaius novaehollandiae isolate bDroNov1 chromosome 8, bDroNov1.hap1, whole genome shotgun sequence DNA encodes these proteins:
- the OSBPL9 gene encoding oxysterol-binding protein-related protein 9 isoform X3 codes for MAGGVDSGFVPSVHDFDKKLTEADAYLQILIDQLKLFDEKLQNCKDDEQRKKIESLKETTSSMVESIKHCIVLLQIAKDQNNEEKHADGLISTINPVDAVYQPSPLEPSVISTMPSQTVIPPEPAQLCKSEQRPSSLPVGPVVASLGNQTPTPNSTGSGQSAPSSSLTSPSHVNLSPNTVPDFSYSSSEDEFYDADEFYQSSSSPKRCIDSSGSAAVLTRSSTGSSLKRPDTTESLNSSMSNGTNDADLFDPPDDRDDDGEGESVEEHKSVIMHLLSQVRLGMDLTKVVLPTFILERRSLLEMYADFFAHPDLFVSISDQKDPKERMVQVVKWYLSAFHAGRKGSVAKKPYNPILGEIFRCHWVLPGTEGEDDMEPVSEGPIPWVSKSSVTFVAEQVSHHPPISAFYAECFSKRIQFNAHIWTKSKFLGMSIGVHNIGQGCVTCLDYDEHYILTFPNGYGRSILTVPWIELGGECSINCSKTGYNASIVFHTKPFYGGKKHRITAEIFSPNDKKPFCSIEGEWNGVMYAKYTTGENAVFIDTKKMPTIKKKVRKLEDQEEYESRCLWKDVTYNLKIRDIDAATAAKHRLEERQRAEARARKENETSWETRLFHEDGECWVYDEPLLKRLAASKH; via the exons agtATGGTAGAATCAATAAAACACTGCATTGTGTTGCTACAGATTGCTAAA gACCAAAATAATGAGGAGAAGCACGCAGATGGACTTATA AGTACTATAAATCCTGTTGACGCAGTGTATCAGCCTAGTCCTTTGGAACCATCAGTGATCAGCACGATGCCTTCCCAGACTGTCATACCTCCAG AACCTGCTCAGTTGTGCAAATCAGAGCAGCGACCCTCATCCTTGCCAGTGGGACCTGTGGTAGCATCACTTGGAAATCAGACTCCAACACCAAATAGTACAG GAAGTGGACAGTCAGCACCTAGCAGCAGCCTAACTTCTCCAAGCCATGTCAATCTCTCTCCAAATACAGTCCCGGATTTTTCCTACTCAAGCAGTGAGGATGAGTTCTATGATGCTGATGAATTCTATCAGAGCAGTTCTTCCCCAAAGCGATGTATAGA TTCTTCAGGGTCTGCTGCCGTTCTGACTCGCAGCAGCACAGGAAGTAGTCTGAAACGTCCGGATACCACAGAGTCCCTCAATTCTTCCATGTCTAATGGGACAAATGATGCTG ATCTCTTTGATCCTCCTGATGACAGAGATGATGATGGGGAAGGAGAATCAGTGGAAGAACATAAGAGTGTTATCATGCACCTCTTGTCACAAGTTAGACTAGGAATGGATCTAACCAAG gTGGTTCTTCCAACTTTTATCCTGGAAAGAAGATCACTGTTGGAAATGTATGCTGACTTTTTTGCACATCCGGACTTATTTGTCAG CATTAGTGACCAGAAGGATCCAAAGGAACGAATGGTTCAAGTGGTTAAATGGTACCTCTCAGCTTTTCATGCAGGAAGAAAAGGGTCGGTTGCTAAAAAGCCTTACAATCCCATTTTGGGCGAGATCTTCCGATGTCATTGGGTATTACCAGGCACTGAAGGTGAAGACGATATG GAACCAGTTTCAGAAGGACCAATTCCTTGGGTCAGTAAAAGCAGTGTAACATTTGTGGCAGAGCAGGTCTCTCATCATCCTCCAA tttcagCATTTTACGCAGAGTGTTTTAGCAAGAGGATACAATTCAATGCTCATATATGGACCAAGTCAAAATTCCTAGGAATGTCTATTGGTGTTCATAATATCGGGCAAG GGTGCGTCACATGCCTAGATTATGATGAACACTATATTTTGACCTTCCCTAATGGTTATGGAAG ATCTATTCTCACTGTACCGTGGATTGAACTTGGTGGAGAATGCAGTATTAATTGCTCAAAGACAGGCTATAATGCTTCCATAGTCTTCCACACAAAACCATTTTATGGAGGAAAGAAGCACAGAATTACAGCTGAAATTTT TTCTCCTAATGACAAGAAACCCTTCTGTTCGATTGAAGGAGAATGGAATGGTGTCATGTACGCAAAATACACAACGGGG GAGAATGCTGTCTTTATAGATACCAAGAAAATGCCTACAATTAAGAAGAAGGTAAGGAAACTGGAGGACCAAGAAGAATATGAGTCTCGCTG cttgtgGAAAGATGTAACCTACAACTTAAAAATCAGAGACATTGATGCAGCTACAGCCGCAAAGCACAGGCTTGAAGAAAGAcaaagagctgaagccagagCCAGAAAGGAGAATGAGACCTCATGGGAAACAAGG ttattcCATGAAGATGGAGAATGTTGGGTTTATGATGAGCCACTATTGAAACGACTTGCTGCCAGTAAACATTAA